A window of Bacteroidota bacterium contains these coding sequences:
- a CDS encoding ferredoxin--NADP reductase: MAYTFYPSEVIDIIDEAHNVKRFFFKVTEFERFDFYAGQFVMLDLPLNSKVQTRAYSIASAPDGTNVFELIIVLKEDGLGTPYLWQNVRIGSIIPVTKAIGKFMGPRPASFDTDLCFICTGTGIAPFRAIVQDILNHNIPHKNINLIFGCRYQKDITYRKEFEETQKQLPGFRYIPILSRQGDETWKGETGYVHRIYKELYADKTPCTFYLCGWKVMIMEARQNLLDMGYDKKQIKFELYD, from the coding sequence ATGGCATATACTTTTTATCCTTCCGAAGTGATTGATATCATTGATGAAGCACACAATGTGAAACGCTTCTTTTTTAAAGTTACGGAATTTGAGCGTTTTGATTTTTATGCAGGACAGTTTGTGATGTTAGATTTACCACTAAACTCTAAAGTTCAAACACGCGCCTATTCAATTGCTTCTGCTCCTGACGGTACCAATGTTTTTGAATTAATAATAGTGCTTAAGGAGGATGGATTAGGCACTCCTTATTTATGGCAAAATGTGCGCATCGGTTCTATTATTCCGGTTACTAAAGCTATTGGTAAATTTATGGGTCCACGCCCTGCAAGCTTTGATACTGATTTGTGCTTTATATGCACTGGCACTGGTATTGCACCCTTTCGGGCGATTGTTCAGGATATTCTTAACCATAACATTCCACATAAAAACATCAATTTAATTTTTGGATGTCGCTATCAAAAAGATATTACCTATCGTAAAGAATTTGAAGAAACTCAAAAGCAACTTCCCGGATTCCGCTACATTCCCATCTTATCACGCCAAGGCGATGAAACTTGGAAAGGGGAAACCGGCTATGTACACCGTATTTATAAAGAGCTTTATGCCGATAAAACACCTTGTACTTTTTACCTCTGCGGTTGGAAAGTAATGATTATGGAAGCACGACAAAATTTGCTCGATATGGGATATGATAAAAAGCAAATTAAATTCGAATTGTACGATTAA
- a CDS encoding isoaspartyl peptidase/L-asparaginase, which translates to MNQYAIAVHGGAGTILQSSMTPEKEAAYNLALTAALVAGDAVLKENGTALDAVEAAVRILEDNPLFNAGKGSVFTHEGRHEMDASIMEGKTLKAGAVTGIEKIKNPVSFARLVMDKTEHVFLSGKGAMDFAHHMQVEQMPDDYFFTQQRFDQLKEIRQTDKMQLDHSDKKFGTVGAVALDLMGNLAAATSTGGMTNKKYGRVGDSPMIGAGTYANNATCAISCTGHGEYFIRAVVAYDISCLIEYKGLTLKDACAKVVQDKLVKLGGEGGLIAIDKSGNIELPFNSEGMYRGYKKSGSEFCVSIYK; encoded by the coding sequence ATGAATCAATACGCAATTGCCGTGCATGGTGGAGCTGGCACCATTCTTCAATCGAGCATGACTCCTGAAAAGGAAGCAGCTTATAATTTAGCATTGACCGCTGCATTAGTAGCAGGTGATGCCGTGTTAAAAGAAAATGGTACTGCTTTGGATGCTGTTGAAGCTGCAGTGCGTATTTTAGAGGACAATCCCTTATTCAATGCAGGCAAGGGTTCTGTTTTTACACATGAAGGAAGGCATGAAATGGATGCTTCAATTATGGAAGGGAAAACGCTAAAAGCCGGTGCTGTGACGGGGATTGAAAAAATAAAAAATCCTGTTTCATTTGCACGTTTAGTGATGGATAAAACCGAACATGTTTTTTTGAGTGGCAAGGGTGCTATGGATTTCGCTCATCACATGCAAGTGGAACAAATGCCCGATGATTACTTTTTTACACAACAGCGATTCGATCAGCTTAAAGAAATAAGACAAACCGATAAAATGCAATTGGATCATTCCGATAAAAAGTTTGGAACAGTCGGCGCTGTTGCACTCGATTTAATGGGCAATTTGGCGGCAGCAACATCAACAGGAGGTATGACAAATAAGAAATACGGTAGAGTAGGAGATAGCCCGATGATTGGGGCGGGTACTTATGCCAACAATGCAACATGTGCGATTTCTTGCACCGGGCATGGGGAATATTTTATTAGAGCAGTTGTTGCTTATGACATTTCTTGTTTAATTGAATATAAGGGGCTCACCTTAAAAGATGCATGTGCCAAAGTGGTGCAGGATAAACTTGTGAAGCTTGGTGGCGAAGGCGGATTAATTGCTATTGACAAAAGCGGAAACATTGAATTACCCTTTAATTCGGAAGGGATGTATCGCGGGTATAAAAAATCGGGAAGTGAGTTTTGTGTCTCGATTTATAAATAA
- a CDS encoding tetratricopeptide repeat protein, with protein sequence MGKSFDKSSRQKSSAILNTHTVIYDSYSDFYYRPFWDADSLKIMEFRLQNKDTIYKRIEKVDYIIGSGQHTNSHMYSTNGYLRQMPMTFYTQMATWDLPPGFEKGFNTRFNRLIGLECMTCHNSFPKFVEGSENKYSSLPNGINCERCHGPGSMHVREKMAGNLIDTSKAIDYTIVNPGKLPIDLQFDVCQRCHLQGNAVLKNDHSFYDFKPGKKLSDYMSVFLPKYKGAEDEFIMASHADRLKMSACFIKSFIPSKSENSLRPYKQSLTCVTCHNPHVSVKATGQDVFNTVCKNCHKAQKSVTDCSENMPVRMAKNGDNCVNCHMPKSNTLDIPHVTTTDHFIRVPVTHAVKKATKTFLGLYSINEKNPTAATRCEAYINQFEKFDNNPMLLDSAAKYADDKSTAAITQNFDLIVRLQFCKRNYSKIQEYVAKVGMDILLNNQNPIFKKSFDNKNAWTLYRVGEAYTSSEQHQQAYLFYKYACKLAPENLEFKNKLGASLSENGKIVEAQKVFESIVKSDPKFAAALSNYGYSFLLAKNIETAEMYFDKALQIDPDLEIALLNKAGVLLYKNNTSEAKKMLLRVLKINPKNNKAKAILTEI encoded by the coding sequence ATGGGCAAAAGTTTTGATAAATCCTCAAGACAAAAAAGCTCTGCAATCCTAAATACTCATACGGTTATTTATGATTCCTATTCAGATTTTTATTACCGCCCATTTTGGGATGCCGACAGTTTAAAAATCATGGAGTTTCGTTTGCAAAATAAGGACACCATTTATAAGCGTATCGAAAAGGTCGATTACATTATTGGATCCGGCCAACATACTAATTCGCACATGTATTCCACAAATGGCTATTTGCGCCAAATGCCAATGACATTTTACACACAAATGGCAACCTGGGACTTACCTCCCGGATTTGAAAAAGGTTTCAATACCCGATTCAATCGCCTAATTGGCTTGGAATGCATGACTTGTCACAACTCCTTTCCAAAATTCGTGGAGGGTTCCGAAAATAAATACAGCTCTTTGCCTAATGGCATAAATTGTGAGCGTTGTCATGGCCCAGGCAGTATGCATGTGCGTGAAAAAATGGCTGGAAACCTTATCGATACTAGTAAAGCCATCGATTACACAATTGTAAATCCAGGAAAACTACCTATCGATTTACAGTTTGATGTATGCCAACGCTGTCATTTGCAAGGAAATGCGGTATTAAAAAACGATCATTCCTTTTATGATTTTAAACCGGGTAAAAAATTATCCGATTACATGAGTGTGTTTTTACCAAAATACAAAGGTGCCGAAGATGAATTTATTATGGCATCACATGCCGATAGACTTAAAATGAGCGCTTGTTTTATAAAGAGTTTTATTCCATCGAAGAGTGAAAATTCGTTGCGCCCTTACAAACAATCACTTACCTGCGTTACCTGCCACAACCCGCATGTGAGCGTAAAAGCAACAGGGCAAGATGTATTTAATACAGTATGTAAAAATTGCCACAAGGCACAAAAATCCGTAACAGATTGTAGCGAAAATATGCCAGTGCGAATGGCAAAAAATGGCGACAATTGTGTCAATTGTCACATGCCTAAATCAAATACCTTAGATATTCCGCATGTGACCACAACCGATCATTTTATTCGTGTTCCTGTTACTCATGCGGTTAAAAAAGCAACAAAAACTTTTCTAGGTTTATATTCGATTAATGAAAAAAATCCAACTGCGGCAACACGCTGTGAAGCCTATATAAATCAATTCGAAAAATTCGACAACAATCCAATGTTGCTTGATTCGGCTGCAAAATATGCAGATGATAAAAGCACAGCAGCTATAACTCAAAATTTTGATTTGATAGTTAGACTTCAATTCTGCAAAAGAAATTATTCAAAAATTCAAGAGTATGTTGCTAAAGTGGGAATGGATATTTTGTTGAATAACCAAAATCCTATTTTCAAAAAATCATTCGATAATAAAAATGCATGGACCTTATATCGCGTCGGTGAAGCATACACGAGTAGTGAACAGCATCAACAAGCCTATCTCTTTTATAAATATGCCTGTAAATTAGCTCCCGAAAATCTTGAATTTAAAAATAAACTCGGCGCATCGCTTTCTGAAAATGGTAAAATCGTGGAAGCACAAAAAGTTTTTGAATCCATTGTAAAATCAGATCCTAAATTTGCAGCCGCCTTATCGAATTATGGCTATTCCTTTTTATTGGCAAAAAATATTGAAACAGCAGAAATGTACTTTGATAAAGCCCTTCAAATTGACCCTGACTTAGAAATTGCACTTCTTAACAAAGCAGGGGTTTTACTGTATAAAAACAATACTTCTGAAGCAAAAAAAATGCTTCTAAGAGTACTTAAAATCAACCCGAAAAATAATAAAGCAAAAGCAATCTTAACTGAAATTTAA
- a CDS encoding nucleotidyltransferase domain-containing protein, with amino-acid sequence MRLKPDMAAYFKSASAQFSSRSEVWLFGSRVDDTKKGGDIDLLILSEEKIASPEISKFYWKFQQLFGEQKLDIVNYTFTENVNFKALILTNAVKL; translated from the coding sequence ATGCGACTAAAACCTGATATGGCTGCTTATTTTAAATCTGCCAGTGCACAATTTAGCTCTAGGTCAGAAGTTTGGTTATTTGGTTCAAGAGTAGATGATACAAAAAAGGGGGGGGATATTGATTTATTGATTTTGAGCGAGGAAAAAATAGCTTCACCCGAAATTTCAAAGTTTTATTGGAAATTCCAACAACTTTTCGGAGAACAAAAATTGGATATCGTAAATTACACTTTTACTGAAAATGTAAATTTTAAGGCACTTATTTTAACAAATGCGGTGAAATTATGA
- a CDS encoding aminotransferase class I/II-fold pyridoxal phosphate-dependent enzyme, translating into MLIDLRSDTATRPSAGMMQAMMHAKVGDDVFSEDPTVIELQEKTASLFGMEAGLFCPSGTMTNQIAIKTHTQPGDELICDSNAHIYNYEGAGIAFNSGVQAKLIQGDRGRISAEQIVDAINLNYDWLAKTTLVSIENTSNRSGGSFYDLAEIKKIAALCKTKNLKFHLDGARVFNALIEMPHPGSTTDEEKVKLLAKEFGALFDSISVCFSKGLGTPVGSVLLGSAEFIARARRVRKVFGGGMRQAGYLAAAGVYALENNIARLKEDHNRAKLLESELIKMPYVSSILPVDTNILIFTLTDAIKSDDFVSILLENKIVSSAFGKQKIRFVTHLDFTDDMLDKVIAVLKKLGTNP; encoded by the coding sequence ATGCTGATTGATTTAAGAAGTGATACCGCCACACGCCCCAGTGCTGGCATGATGCAGGCCATGATGCATGCCAAAGTTGGCGATGATGTATTTAGTGAAGATCCCACGGTAATAGAATTACAAGAAAAAACTGCTTCGCTCTTTGGCATGGAAGCCGGATTATTTTGTCCTTCCGGAACAATGACCAACCAAATTGCCATTAAAACCCATACCCAACCGGGCGATGAACTAATTTGCGATAGCAATGCACATATTTATAACTATGAAGGTGCTGGAATAGCCTTCAACTCTGGTGTGCAAGCAAAATTAATTCAAGGTGATCGTGGGAGAATTAGCGCCGAACAAATTGTGGATGCCATTAATTTGAATTACGATTGGCTGGCAAAAACTACTTTGGTGAGCATTGAAAACACTTCAAATCGGAGTGGAGGCAGCTTCTATGATTTAGCGGAAATAAAAAAAATTGCCGCACTTTGCAAAACAAAAAATTTGAAATTTCATTTGGATGGTGCGCGCGTATTTAATGCTTTAATTGAAATGCCCCATCCCGGAAGCACTACTGATGAAGAAAAAGTAAAGCTTTTAGCTAAAGAATTCGGGGCACTTTTTGATTCGATTTCAGTTTGTTTTTCAAAAGGTTTAGGAACACCCGTTGGCTCAGTTTTGTTAGGTTCAGCTGAATTTATTGCAAGAGCAAGAAGAGTGAGAAAGGTATTTGGAGGAGGAATGCGCCAAGCGGGATATCTCGCTGCTGCAGGAGTGTATGCCTTGGAAAATAATATTGCCCGTTTAAAAGAAGACCATAATAGAGCAAAACTGCTGGAATCAGAATTAATTAAAATGCCGTATGTTTCTTCCATCCTTCCGGTCGATACTAATATACTTATCTTTACCTTAACCGATGCCATTAAAAGTGATGATTTTGTAAGCATATTGCTCGAAAACAAAATTGTAAGTTCCGCATTTGGCAAACAAAAAATCAGGTTTGTTACCCATCTCGATTTCACGGACGATATGCTGGACAAGGTTATTGCTGTATTGAAAAAATTGGGAACGAATCCATAA
- the mltG gene encoding endolytic transglycosylase MltG, with the protein MAKKKSKRSFAKKVIIALVLVILVGGLGTTYLAYRTIYKPNVTLNGKKSTYIYIATGSKFEDVKEQLYSNGFISNHSTFEWMAERKNYTRKIKPGKYFILANMSNNQLIDLLRSGKQEPVRVTFTFARTKKELAKKIHEQLEADNIEFENLLSDDDFLQQYGLNSDNALTLFIPNTYEFYWNTSAKKLIQKMAGEYKKFWNEERQAKAKTIGFSQTEVAVLASIVQQESYIDAEKPMIAGVYINRINKRMPLQADPTLIWAVGDFTIKRVTGKYFNIVSPYNTYKNLGLPPGPICLPSVKSLDAVLNYKKHNYIYFCAKEDFSGYSNYASNYEAHLKNARKYQAALNKRNIHN; encoded by the coding sequence GTGGCAAAAAAGAAAAGCAAACGCTCATTTGCAAAAAAAGTAATTATCGCATTGGTATTGGTTATCCTTGTTGGTGGACTAGGAACTACTTATTTGGCCTATCGCACAATTTACAAACCCAATGTTACGCTTAATGGTAAAAAATCAACTTATATTTATATAGCAACCGGATCTAAATTTGAAGATGTAAAAGAGCAATTATATTCAAATGGATTTATCAGCAACCACAGCACTTTTGAGTGGATGGCGGAGCGTAAAAATTATACTCGAAAAATTAAACCGGGTAAGTACTTTATTCTTGCCAACATGAGCAACAATCAATTAATTGACCTATTGCGCTCGGGAAAACAAGAACCGGTAAGGGTTACCTTTACTTTTGCGCGCACAAAAAAGGAACTCGCCAAAAAAATTCATGAACAATTAGAAGCAGATAATATTGAATTTGAAAACTTGTTGAGCGACGATGATTTTTTACAACAATACGGCTTGAATTCTGATAATGCACTTACTTTATTTATTCCCAATACTTACGAATTTTATTGGAATACATCTGCCAAAAAACTGATTCAAAAAATGGCAGGCGAATACAAAAAATTTTGGAACGAGGAACGACAAGCGAAAGCGAAGACTATTGGTTTTAGTCAAACTGAGGTGGCAGTGCTCGCTTCAATTGTGCAACAAGAAAGCTATATTGATGCTGAAAAACCAATGATTGCGGGTGTTTATATAAATCGCATAAATAAAAGAATGCCCTTGCAAGCAGACCCAACTTTGATTTGGGCAGTGGGTGATTTTACTATTAAACGTGTCACCGGCAAATATTTCAATATCGTCTCGCCATACAATACCTATAAAAATTTAGGTCTTCCTCCAGGTCCAATTTGTTTGCCCAGCGTGAAAAGTTTGGATGCTGTTTTAAACTACAAAAAGCACAATTATATTTACTTCTGCGCAAAGGAAGATTTCTCAGGTTATTCCAATTATGCGAGCAATTATGAAGCACATTTAAAGAATGCCCGCAAGTACCAAGCTGCCCTAAATAAAAGGAATATACATAATTAG